The window GAGCAAATTATGGTACAGGTTGGGATTTCTTACGTAAGTACTGAAAATGCAAAGCTTAACCTTGATACTGAAATTCCTGACTGGAATTTTGATCTGATTGCTGCCAAAGCAACAAAAGCCTGGAATGAATATTTAGGAAGGATAGAAATAAAGGGAGGTACTAAAAAGCAACAGACTAAATTTTATACCGATTTGGCGCACACTGCAATGGGCCGAAGAATAGCAGAAGATGTAAACGGCGCTTATATCGATAATAATGGAGATAAGCCGGTTGTAAGGCAGGTTTCTATGAACAAGGGCGTTCCTGCTTATCATTTTTTGGATGCGGATGGCTTATGGGGTTCACATTGGAACTTGAATATTTTATGGTCTATGGTGTATCCGGAATTCGGCAATAATCTAGCCTCAACTTTTATTGATTACTATAAAAATATGGGACTATTGGGGCGCACCTCCTGGGGTGGAGAAGAGTGCTATGTTATGGTGGGGGATCAAACCGTACCATTGCTGGCTGCATTAATGCAGACTGGCCGGGCTACCTTTGATAAAGAACTGGCTTACAAAGGAGCTTATAAAAATGCTTTTCCAGGCGGTATAAAAGATAGGGCGGGTTATGAATCAGGGCCAAATCCCGCAGGTGGCGGAATAGATTGGTACCTTAAATATGGCTATGTTCCAATCGAAATCCAGGGGCGTGGCCAGGGGTTTCACAGGGGCGGCGCTGCCATGACCCTTGAATATGCCTATCAGGATTGGTGCGTAGCCAATATGGCCTTAACATTGGGTAAAAAGAAAGACAGCCAGCTGTTTTTGAAAAGGGCTGGGAACTGGAAAAATCTATTTGATGCCTCTACTGGCTATATACGCCCGAAAGATACTTTGGGCAAATGGCTAAGCCCTTTTGTCCCTTTGGACCTCAGGGGAGGTAGCGCTGGTGGTTTTGCAATGCCTGGTTTTATAGAATCAAGCAGTGCTGTTTATAGTTATTATGTGCCACAGGATGTAAACGGTTTGATTAAGAAAATGGGAGGCAATGATTCCTTTATTAAAAGATTAGATACCAGTTTTCAAAAGTCGGTGAGTGTCGAATTTGCTGCCGATCACGGCCATCATGGCGGGGCACTGGTAGATTATGATAACCAACCCAGTTGTGAGATTGCTCACCTATTCAGTTATGCAGGTGCTCCCTGGAAAACCCAATATTGGGTCAGACAAGTTAAGGAGGTTACTTTTGGTGGCATAACTCCTTCTAGCGGGTACAAAGGCGATGAAGACCAGGGACAAATGAGTGCATTAAGCACACTGATGTCGGTAGGTTTGTTTAATGTGCAGGGACTGGCCAATGTCAATCCGTCTTTAGAAATTACCTCACCTATTTTTGATAAAATTACTTTTCATCTTCCAGGTAAAAAAACATTTGTGATAGAAACCAGATCTCCGGTGAAAAAAGATAATACCTATATCCAATCTGTGTTAATAAACGGTAAAACTTGGACGAGTTTCAAATTTCCTTTTAGTGTGTTTGCAAACGGAGGTACCATGAAAATAGATTTAGGCCCAAGCCCTAACAAAACCTGGGGTATAACAAAATGAATCAAATAAGTCTGTAAGAAAAATCTATCATTTCAAATTTAATGCATTTAACTATGAAAATGATACAGCTGAGAGGATAGAAAAACAAGAGTTAACATTTTGTGCCTCGGAAAAAAATAGAATATGCCAATTAACAAGCCAATCATATAAAAACTCAAGATAATTTTTGATATGAAAACCACATTTATAACAAATCCATTCGATTTGGCTAATTATAGCAACCCAATTGGTCACTTATTTCAGCAGCCAAAAACTGCGGCAGAATGGGAGCAATATGTGTTGACAAAAGAACAGATCGATTCTTTTAAAGAAAACGGTTATCTTTCTGGTATCAAAATACTAACCGAGCAACAAGTTGATGCGCTGAATGTTGAACTTATACGCCTGCAAAGTGGTCGTCCGGAAGATAAAGAATTGTTTTATCATTATGAAAGTAATGAATCGGAAGATCCAGATAAAGTGCTTTTTCATGCCATTGGTGCCTGGCGTGTTACTCCGGGCTTTCACGATCTGATTTGGGCACCAGCCTACCGTATGGCAGCTTACCAGTTGCTAGGTCAACCTTTTAGACTTTTTCACGATCAGTTGTTTTGCAAACCAGCCAAACACGGTGGGGTAGTAGCCTGGCACCAGGATTTTTCTTATTGGACATTTACAAAGCCAATGCAGCACCTTACCTGTTGGATTGGTCTGGATGATGCTAATATAGACAATGGCTGTCTTTACTATATTCCTGGTAGCCATAAATGGGGTTTGCTACCTGTCACTGGTTTGGCTGGCGATATGGATGCGGTTAGACAAATTTTAGATACAGATCAAATGCTGGCTTTTGAAAAGAAGTTTGCCAACGAACTACCTAAAGGATATGCCAGCTTTCATCATCCTTTAATGATGCATGGTTCTTACGCAAACTCTTCACAGAGATCGCGCAGAGCCGTAGTAATTAATAGCATGGGACAGGACACGATGGGAAATACAGCTGGTTACGAACGGTTGGAAGCTTTGGGTCATTTTCCGCCAATGCCTCAGGATCAATTGTTAAGTAGCCAGTTTTTCCCCAAATTATTCCCCGATAGAGAGGATGACATCCAGCGACTCATCAATAGTGTACCAACTATAAGCTCTTTAGATTAATTACCCTGAATACGTCAATAACAGAAAAATAATTTTATTGTACTTGTCGCAGGTGTGACGATTCTGGGGGATTATTATTCGGTTTCGGTACAGCCATAATTTGGGGAAACGTTCTCAGATAGTATTGATTGAAAAATGGAAGACATTTTTTAAGTAATAATTGCCAGGTTTTTTATGTAATTGTAAAATAATTTAAACAAAAGGTTAAATGAATAAACAGAGTAGTTGTATCGGATTGGATATTGGTGGAAGTCACGTTTGTGGGGCAATTGTAACCAATTCGGTGTCAGCTTCTAGTCAATCCGAAATCATATATAAGTCGCTAGATACAAGCGGTAGTAGCCTGGCAATTGTCAATATCATTAGTCATGTGATTAGCGAGTTGGTTGCCCAAACAACCGGGAGGGTAATTATTGGTATTGCGATACCTGGACCATTTAATTACGAAGATGGTATTTGTGAAATTTACGGGGTGGGTGGGAAATTCAAGAATGCTTTTGGACTGAATTTAGCAGAAGCGTTTAAAAATTTTGGACATCTGCCAGAAAAAAATGAGCTGTATTTTGCAAATGATGCTCATTGCTTCGCGGTAGGGGTTTATAGGTTTCTGAATCTGCAAAGCAAATTTGCAGTCACTATTTCACTTGGCACAGGTTTTGGCTCTGCCTTTTTGGAAAATGGTAATTTGGTCTTCCAGCACGCAGGTATTCCCGAATCCGGGGCATTTTACTGCGAATCGTTTAAAAATTCTACCCCTGACGATTATTTTTCAAGCAGATGGTTTATTAATGAATTTAAGAAGGTATGTGGTAAAGAAATTCTATCAGTAAAAGCACTTGCCTTGCTGGCTGAGGAAGTAATGGAAGCCAAAATTATTTTTGAAACGTTTGGTGCGAACCTCGCTGAATTCCTAATTCCCTGGTTAATTAAATTTGACTGCGAAACGCTAGTGATCGGAGGTAAGATTGCCAGGGCCTGGCATTTATTCGGTGAAAAATTTTGTGAGGCGTTGGTGAATAGTAACTGCAGCACCAAAGTAATGTTTTGTGATGATACAGAAGAATGCATTATTACCGGAGCGGCCCTGCTTGCAAAAGAAAAAGCAAGCAGAGTTGCATCCAGTGATCATTCAAATCAAAAAATCAAACAAAACTATTCTTATAGAGAAACGCTACCACCCTTATTTTCCCCTGGCAATGAAACAGCTGATCATGACTCTAACCTTTATCCTCCCTTTCAAATACCAATAGAAAAAATCGAAACAGGATTAGATACACTGGCAAAAAAAATTGCTTTGAATAAAAAGGCAATCATTGATGGCATTAGTGTAGTTTGCTGGACTGAGTTTCGAAAACAGTTAAATACTGCTTTAGTGGCGCAGGGAACCAGGCCACTATGGTATGAGGTTACGGCCTGCTTAAAAGGGGGGGATGTCATTGATAAAATGATCAAGGAAAGTTTAAATGATGACGATAGTGGTCTTGGTAAAGAACTTCCTGGAGAGCTTATCGATTTTTTTGATCCACAAAAATTGGCTTTACTACAAGCAGATACTGATGCCGATATTAGCATTGTTTACGGTACTGGCGCTGCCTTAAGTAACTGGGATGGCCCATTGGTTTATCTTGATGTTCCGAAAAATGAAACCCAATACCAAATGAAGGTAGAAGGCATCACAAATCCGGCTACATCCAAACTCAGGGATAATGGGCAAATGTGTAGTCGATTTTATTTTGTCAACTGGTCTGTCCTTAACAGGCATATGCAACAGTTGCTTCCTAAAATTGATCATCTGGTAGATGAGCAGTGTATTCTTAGAATTAGCTAAGGCTAGTCGTATGCAGGAGAAACTGATATTTAAAGCTGAAACAGCCAGAGAATAGACGAATGGAAAAGTCCTGATGCTGTCTAGAGATGAGCGGTAATGGGTAGCGTAAAGAAATCAGGTTAATAGTACAAATGGAGAGCATAACATCTGTATAATGAAGAATTGCTTTTTCATTTCTTTGTGCCATATTTATAATAGGTTTGCAAACCAAATAAAGGCTTTAGCCCGCTACCGATAAATATCAAATCTAATGAATAAGAAGAAATTTAAAATCGCGATCTTGTTGCAGGTTTCCAGGGTATACGATAGAGATATCCTTACGGGAATTACAAACTTTAATAAACTTCACGATAAATTTATTTTCTTCCTTTCCCCGCCTTATTATACCGATATTGATAACGGCGCTAAGCTGATACAACGAATTATTGATTGGAAACCTGATGCTATTTTGACCAATGAGGTACCAGGATTAG is drawn from Pedobacter sp. HDW13 and contains these coding sequences:
- a CDS encoding GH92 family glycosyl hydrolase, producing the protein MRSFFSLLLLLTLNQAFAQQPANLVNPFVATEKPRYDFFGSATLPSGMVALSPDTRHGDLWDAGYRYNDGYVLNFSHVHNAQTAGIPVMPVVGTCKALQGLASSKSKFTHQSEIAHLGYHKVVLDDYGITAELTASLRAGFHRYTFPEAKEAHIIMDLTAPLGPVSMDRAYAKKVSNTEVAGYSVNSPTFRRKKPFKVYFFARFSKPFNKLNFWKAESETSAQKVLAESDMVDDKKAGLYVSYYDLKAHEQIMVQVGISYVSTENAKLNLDTEIPDWNFDLIAAKATKAWNEYLGRIEIKGGTKKQQTKFYTDLAHTAMGRRIAEDVNGAYIDNNGDKPVVRQVSMNKGVPAYHFLDADGLWGSHWNLNILWSMVYPEFGNNLASTFIDYYKNMGLLGRTSWGGEECYVMVGDQTVPLLAALMQTGRATFDKELAYKGAYKNAFPGGIKDRAGYESGPNPAGGGIDWYLKYGYVPIEIQGRGQGFHRGGAAMTLEYAYQDWCVANMALTLGKKKDSQLFLKRAGNWKNLFDASTGYIRPKDTLGKWLSPFVPLDLRGGSAGGFAMPGFIESSSAVYSYYVPQDVNGLIKKMGGNDSFIKRLDTSFQKSVSVEFAADHGHHGGALVDYDNQPSCEIAHLFSYAGAPWKTQYWVRQVKEVTFGGITPSSGYKGDEDQGQMSALSTLMSVGLFNVQGLANVNPSLEITSPIFDKITFHLPGKKTFVIETRSPVKKDNTYIQSVLINGKTWTSFKFPFSVFANGGTMKIDLGPSPNKTWGITK
- a CDS encoding ROK family protein — its product is MNKQSSCIGLDIGGSHVCGAIVTNSVSASSQSEIIYKSLDTSGSSLAIVNIISHVISELVAQTTGRVIIGIAIPGPFNYEDGICEIYGVGGKFKNAFGLNLAEAFKNFGHLPEKNELYFANDAHCFAVGVYRFLNLQSKFAVTISLGTGFGSAFLENGNLVFQHAGIPESGAFYCESFKNSTPDDYFSSRWFINEFKKVCGKEILSVKALALLAEEVMEAKIIFETFGANLAEFLIPWLIKFDCETLVIGGKIARAWHLFGEKFCEALVNSNCSTKVMFCDDTEECIITGAALLAKEKASRVASSDHSNQKIKQNYSYRETLPPLFSPGNETADHDSNLYPPFQIPIEKIETGLDTLAKKIALNKKAIIDGISVVCWTEFRKQLNTALVAQGTRPLWYEVTACLKGGDVIDKMIKESLNDDDSGLGKELPGELIDFFDPQKLALLQADTDADISIVYGTGAALSNWDGPLVYLDVPKNETQYQMKVEGITNPATSKLRDNGQMCSRFYFVNWSVLNRHMQQLLPKIDHLVDEQCILRIS
- a CDS encoding phytanoyl-CoA dioxygenase family protein; protein product: MKTTFITNPFDLANYSNPIGHLFQQPKTAAEWEQYVLTKEQIDSFKENGYLSGIKILTEQQVDALNVELIRLQSGRPEDKELFYHYESNESEDPDKVLFHAIGAWRVTPGFHDLIWAPAYRMAAYQLLGQPFRLFHDQLFCKPAKHGGVVAWHQDFSYWTFTKPMQHLTCWIGLDDANIDNGCLYYIPGSHKWGLLPVTGLAGDMDAVRQILDTDQMLAFEKKFANELPKGYASFHHPLMMHGSYANSSQRSRRAVVINSMGQDTMGNTAGYERLEALGHFPPMPQDQLLSSQFFPKLFPDREDDIQRLINSVPTISSLD